From Caldicellulosiruptor hydrothermalis 108, a single genomic window includes:
- a CDS encoding arabinan endo-1,5-alpha-L-arabinosidase — translation MSVGNKNLILKGGLLILLCVIVVLVNVLVFASVGKKDISVSSAKNIKVTYPKAPPKITLYDLSIINDEKKWTVNNVHDPAIIKADNGWYYIYSTDVKVGGVPKPGIQIRKSKDLINWQFVGYVFNGKDYVYGGIPKGAYEWTQATNLWAPDIKKMNGKYYLYYAASQFGKNQSYIGLATATNPEGPWKDEGEVIKTKQGDVVNAIDPCLTFDANGQPWLVYGSFFGGIYIIKIDKKTGKPAEKGFGKLIARRDMSVQDAIEGPYIIYNPKFKKYYLFVSYDSLFNDYNVRVGRSDKITGPYRDYNGKLMTDIESPPSEVGTKILGGYHFENDDGWIAPGHNSVLIDGNDYYIIHHARGALDKNWPYLHVRKILWTDDGWPVVSPERYAGEKEQVLSKDLVVGIWERIVLDPYDYLQSEPVKITLLKSGKINSENSSDFWTFVSPNTIKLNWCKDKTKKIYEVETVKIIPAWDWENWKPTLVFTGLSNKGIAVWGKKVK, via the coding sequence ATGAGTGTGGGAAATAAAAATTTGATTTTAAAAGGTGGACTTTTAATTCTTCTTTGTGTAATAGTTGTTTTAGTAAATGTATTGGTATTTGCATCAGTAGGCAAAAAAGATATTAGTGTTTCATCAGCTAAGAATATTAAAGTAACTTACCCTAAAGCACCTCCAAAAATAACCTTATATGATCTGTCAATTATAAACGATGAAAAGAAGTGGACGGTCAACAATGTTCATGACCCTGCAATTATCAAAGCTGATAACGGATGGTACTATATATACTCTACTGATGTAAAAGTTGGAGGTGTGCCAAAACCAGGAATACAAATTCGAAAATCAAAAGATTTGATTAACTGGCAGTTTGTTGGATATGTATTCAATGGAAAAGATTATGTTTATGGTGGTATTCCAAAAGGTGCTTATGAATGGACCCAGGCAACAAATCTTTGGGCTCCAGATATAAAAAAGATGAATGGAAAATACTACCTTTATTATGCTGCATCTCAATTTGGAAAGAATCAATCGTATATTGGTTTAGCCACAGCTACAAACCCAGAAGGGCCATGGAAAGACGAAGGTGAGGTTATAAAAACAAAACAGGGTGATGTTGTCAACGCAATTGACCCATGCCTTACATTTGATGCAAATGGTCAGCCCTGGCTTGTGTATGGTTCTTTCTTTGGGGGAATATATATAATCAAAATTGATAAAAAAACAGGCAAGCCCGCTGAAAAAGGGTTTGGAAAGCTTATTGCAAGAAGAGATATGAGTGTTCAAGATGCAATCGAAGGACCGTATATCATTTACAATCCAAAATTTAAAAAATATTATCTTTTTGTCTCATATGATTCGCTGTTTAACGATTACAATGTTCGTGTTGGAAGGTCAGACAAAATTACTGGACCGTATAGAGATTACAATGGCAAACTTATGACTGATATTGAATCTCCCCCTTCTGAAGTTGGAACTAAGATTTTGGGCGGTTACCATTTCGAAAATGATGATGGTTGGATTGCACCAGGACACAACTCTGTACTGATAGATGGGAATGATTATTATATAATCCATCATGCAAGAGGAGCTTTAGATAAAAATTGGCCTTATCTACATGTACGGAAAATCCTTTGGACAGATGATGGATGGCCTGTTGTATCACCTGAGAGATATGCGGGTGAAAAAGAACAGGTTCTGTCTAAAGACTTGGTTGTTGGTATTTGGGAAAGGATAGTGCTTGACCCGTATGATTATCTCCAATCAGAGCCCGTAAAAATTACTCTTCTTAAGAGTGGAAAGATAAATTCTGAAAATAGTAGCGACTTTTGGACATTTGTTTCTCCAAATACGATAAAACTAAACTGGTGCAAAGATAAAACCAAAAAGATTTATGAAGTTGAAACTGTCAAGATCATACCAGCATGGGATTGGGAGAACTGGAAGCCCACCTTAGTCTTCACTGGTCTTAGCAACAAAGGAATTGCGGTTTGGGGGAAGAAAGTAAAATAA
- a CDS encoding alpha-L-arabinofuranosidase C-terminal domain-containing protein, giving the protein MQQESVASERSSSSNIFQESISIDVNKKGIAISPMLYGAFFEDINSGADGGLYAELVQNRSFEFPDGLQSWDISAIGNDKVEFSVEDKGSISSKNPHYLRVQVNKIDKGVKIVNYGYNGITIKSGESYRLSLYARSPNNKINTIIATIEDDNGKIGAKVEVKGITNAWKQYELTFKAANTISDGQLVIKVAKEGILDLDMVSLFPQKTWKNRKNGLRYDIAKLIADLKPAFLRFPGGCIVEGRTMATAYRWKNTIGDISERPTIENLWGYYQSFGLGFYEYFQFCEDIGAEPVPVINCGMACQARNGDMIDLNRLDEYIQDALDLIEFANGDVNTKWGSVRAKLGHPKPFNLKFIAIGNEQWGTDYYIRYEKFYEAIKKKYPNIKVIFAAGPAPSGKIFDDAWTWAKTTKKADIIDEHYYMAPEWFLMNTDRYSTYDRKGPKVFVGEYAAHGLGRRNNLEAALAEAAYLLGLEKNSDVVLMASYAPLLAKQYATQWEPTLIKFNNEMAYATPNYYVQKIFNENKGKYILPITLKTTSSNKSADITGMVGLGTWITEAEFKDFKVIDNKSRRTLFADNFKDSYGKWQIVRGMWNIENGIFSQTSNAENCYAVAGDSNWSNYTIQVKARKVSGNEGFLIIFGLKDSNNYYWWNIGGWGNTTTAIERCVNGTKYIVGKSANVTVMPNKWYDIKIELDGNRIKCYLDGKLIHDVVDNMIIKDIYANASIDSNNDIIIKVVNISSSNRKVRINLNGIAKDKINPEGTAIVLTSSNLEDENSFEQPNLITPKTKKIKGISNSFDYTFDKYSVTVLRIKTKK; this is encoded by the coding sequence ATGCAACAAGAGAGCGTAGCATCTGAAAGATCATCAAGTAGTAATATTTTCCAGGAATCGATATCAATAGATGTAAACAAAAAAGGTATTGCTATTAGTCCAATGCTCTATGGTGCCTTTTTCGAAGATATAAACTCAGGTGCTGATGGAGGGCTTTATGCAGAGCTTGTTCAAAATAGGTCATTTGAATTTCCAGACGGTCTTCAAAGTTGGGATATAAGCGCAATAGGAAATGATAAAGTTGAGTTTTCTGTAGAGGACAAAGGTAGTATTAGCAGTAAAAATCCACATTACCTTCGAGTGCAGGTAAATAAAATTGACAAAGGCGTAAAGATAGTTAACTATGGTTACAATGGTATAACTATTAAATCAGGAGAATCCTATAGGTTATCTTTATATGCAAGATCTCCAAATAACAAAATCAATACCATTATAGCAACCATTGAAGATGACAATGGAAAGATAGGGGCAAAGGTTGAAGTAAAGGGAATAACAAATGCTTGGAAACAATATGAGCTGACCTTTAAAGCAGCTAATACAATTTCAGATGGTCAACTTGTAATAAAAGTAGCTAAAGAAGGAATATTAGATTTGGACATGGTATCTCTATTTCCTCAGAAAACATGGAAGAATAGAAAAAATGGATTAAGATATGATATCGCAAAGCTTATTGCAGATTTGAAGCCAGCTTTTTTAAGATTCCCCGGTGGTTGCATAGTAGAAGGAAGAACAATGGCAACCGCATATAGGTGGAAGAATACCATAGGTGATATTTCAGAGCGTCCAACAATAGAAAACTTATGGGGATACTATCAGTCGTTTGGTTTAGGATTTTATGAGTATTTTCAGTTTTGTGAGGACATAGGTGCAGAACCTGTGCCAGTTATAAACTGCGGTATGGCTTGTCAAGCAAGAAATGGTGATATGATAGATTTAAATAGACTAGATGAGTACATTCAGGATGCTTTAGATTTAATTGAGTTTGCAAATGGGGATGTAAACACAAAATGGGGATCTGTGAGAGCTAAGTTAGGACATCCGAAACCATTTAACTTGAAATTCATAGCCATAGGAAATGAACAATGGGGGACAGATTATTATATCAGATATGAAAAGTTCTATGAGGCAATCAAAAAGAAATATCCTAACATAAAGGTGATTTTTGCAGCTGGACCTGCTCCAAGTGGAAAGATATTTGATGATGCATGGACATGGGCTAAAACGACGAAGAAGGCAGATATAATTGATGAGCATTATTATATGGCACCCGAATGGTTTTTGATGAATACGGATAGATACTCAACATATGACAGAAAAGGGCCGAAGGTATTTGTAGGGGAATATGCTGCGCATGGACTTGGGAGGAGAAATAATTTAGAAGCTGCACTTGCAGAAGCTGCTTATTTATTGGGTTTAGAGAAAAATTCAGATGTTGTATTGATGGCATCTTACGCACCACTTTTAGCAAAACAATATGCCACACAATGGGAACCAACTCTTATTAAGTTTAATAATGAAATGGCTTATGCAACACCAAATTATTATGTTCAAAAAATTTTCAATGAAAATAAGGGAAAGTATATATTACCAATTACTCTCAAAACCACATCATCTAATAAATCAGCAGATATTACTGGCATGGTCGGGCTTGGTACATGGATTACAGAAGCCGAGTTTAAAGACTTTAAGGTTATAGACAACAAAAGTAGAAGAACGCTTTTTGCTGATAATTTTAAAGACTCATATGGCAAATGGCAAATTGTAAGAGGAATGTGGAATATAGAAAATGGGATATTTTCACAGACAAGCAATGCTGAAAACTGCTACGCTGTTGCTGGAGATTCAAATTGGAGCAATTATACCATTCAAGTTAAGGCAAGAAAAGTAAGTGGTAATGAAGGATTCTTGATTATATTCGGATTAAAGGATTCAAACAATTATTATTGGTGGAACATTGGAGGATGGGGAAATACAACAACAGCCATTGAAAGATGTGTAAATGGTACAAAGTATATTGTTGGAAAATCAGCAAATGTTACAGTTATGCCCAACAAATGGTATGATATCAAAATTGAATTGGATGGTAATAGAATTAAATGCTATCTTGATGGAAAATTGATTCATGATGTAGTTGACAACATGATTATCAAAGACATTTATGCAAATGCCTCAATAGATTCAAACAATGACATTATAATAAAAGTAGTCAATATATCTTCCTCAAATAGAAAAGTTAGAATCAATCTAAATGGGATTGCTAAAGACAAGATTAACCCAGAAGGTACAGCAATAGTACTAACATCCTCTAATTTGGAAGATGAGAATAGCTTTGAGCAACCAAATTTAATAACTCCCAAGACAAAGAAAATAAAGGGAATAAGTAATAGTTTTGACTATACTTTTGATAAATATTCGGTTACAGTTTTAAGAATTAAGACGAAAAAGTGA
- the arfA gene encoding arabinosylfuranosidase ArfA, producing MKKAKVIYDKEFVIGQVDKRIYGSFLEHMGRAIYTGIYEPDHPQADEMGFRKDVLELVRQLNVPIVRYPGGNFVSGYNWEDGIGPKEKRPRRLELAWRAIETNEVGVNEFVEWAKRANTSVMMTVNLGTRGIDAARNLVEYCNFPGGTYYSDLRRQHGYEQPHNIKVWCLGNEMDGDWQIGHKTAHEYGRIARETAKVMKWIDPSIELVAAGSSGPKMPTFPEWEAIVLDHTYDLVDYVSLHVYYGNPEKDTKNFVAKSLEMEEFIKTVISTIDYVKAKKRSKKVVNISFDEWNVWYHAHLEGKDQKAEPWAQVRAIAEEDYVFEDAILVGCMLIALLKHCDRVKMACMAQLVNVIAPITTVKGGIAYRQVIYYPFMHAANFGHGVALLPKVNSPKYDSKDFTDVPYIETVATYNEEKNEITVFAVNRDLEEEMQVEFKLDGFEGFEVVEHIVYESDDIYKGNTQDKPDNVVPHKGGISKIEGNVLTSILPKFSWNVIRLKKKEN from the coding sequence ATGAAAAAAGCAAAAGTCATCTACGATAAGGAGTTCGTAATCGGGCAAGTAGACAAGAGAATCTACGGTTCATTTTTGGAACACATGGGAAGAGCAATATACACAGGAATCTATGAACCAGACCATCCGCAGGCTGATGAAATGGGGTTTAGAAAGGATGTTTTAGAACTTGTTCGGCAGCTGAATGTTCCTATTGTAAGATATCCGGGCGGCAATTTTGTGTCGGGGTATAACTGGGAAGACGGTATTGGTCCAAAAGAAAAAAGACCGAGAAGACTTGAGCTTGCGTGGAGAGCCATCGAGACAAATGAGGTTGGTGTAAACGAATTTGTTGAATGGGCAAAGAGAGCTAATACCTCTGTTATGATGACAGTAAATCTTGGTACACGTGGAATTGATGCAGCAAGAAACTTAGTTGAATATTGCAACTTCCCAGGCGGCACATACTACAGTGATTTGAGACGTCAGCATGGTTATGAACAGCCGCACAACATAAAAGTATGGTGTCTTGGGAACGAGATGGATGGTGACTGGCAGATAGGTCATAAAACAGCCCATGAGTATGGCAGAATTGCAAGAGAGACAGCAAAGGTTATGAAGTGGATAGATCCAAGTATTGAGCTTGTTGCAGCGGGAAGCTCAGGTCCCAAAATGCCAACATTTCCTGAGTGGGAAGCAATTGTTTTGGACCACACATATGACCTTGTAGATTATGTTTCTCTACATGTGTACTATGGAAATCCTGAAAAGGACACAAAGAACTTTGTTGCAAAATCACTTGAAATGGAAGAGTTTATCAAAACAGTTATATCAACAATTGACTATGTAAAGGCTAAAAAGAGAAGTAAAAAGGTTGTCAATATCTCATTTGACGAATGGAATGTGTGGTACCATGCTCATCTTGAGGGGAAAGACCAGAAAGCAGAACCCTGGGCACAAGTCCGTGCTATTGCTGAAGAAGATTATGTGTTCGAAGATGCAATTTTGGTGGGATGCATGCTGATTGCGCTTTTGAAACACTGTGATAGAGTCAAGATGGCGTGCATGGCACAGCTTGTAAATGTAATTGCCCCAATTACCACTGTAAAGGGTGGAATTGCTTACAGACAGGTAATCTATTATCCTTTCATGCATGCTGCAAACTTTGGACATGGAGTTGCACTGCTTCCTAAGGTAAATTCTCCTAAATATGATTCAAAAGACTTTACTGATGTTCCATACATTGAAACAGTTGCAACATACAATGAGGAGAAGAATGAAATAACAGTCTTTGCAGTTAACAGAGATTTAGAAGAGGAGATGCAGGTAGAATTTAAGCTTGATGGTTTTGAAGGCTTTGAGGTTGTGGAGCATATTGTATATGAAAGTGATGATATTTACAAAGGAAACACTCAAGATAAGCCTGACAATGTTGTGCCCCACAAAGGTGGAATTTCAAAGATAGAAGGCAATGTTTTAACATCCATATTGCCCAAATTCTCATGGAATGTTATCAGGTTAAAGAAGAAAGAAAATTAA
- a CDS encoding ABC transporter permease encodes MSDTTIPTKGAFEIKQKKKRIALKEFKNSLGLYILLLPTLIYVIVFLYIPMYGVIIAFKDYNPLIGIIKSKWVGLKYFYDFITAYNFGQLLFNTLTLSVYGFIVGFPLTIAFALLLHYLPNKPLQKVVQNVTFAPHFISTVVMVGILQVFLTDQTGIVNLLLKKIGLESINFLGSAALFKHVYVWSDIWQHIGWNAIIYLAALTNVDPELHEAAIIDGATKLQRIKYIDLPAIMPTVITLLLLGIGNIMSVGFEKAYLMQNNLNIESSEIIATYVYKLGLIGAQWSFSTAVGLFNSVINFVLLISANIISKKTLGHGIW; translated from the coding sequence ATGTCTGATACAACCATTCCAACAAAAGGCGCTTTTGAAATAAAGCAAAAGAAAAAAAGAATTGCATTGAAAGAATTTAAAAATAGTTTGGGATTATATATTTTGCTGTTGCCCACTTTAATTTATGTAATTGTCTTTCTGTATATTCCTATGTATGGTGTAATTATTGCTTTTAAAGACTACAATCCTTTAATAGGAATAATTAAAAGTAAATGGGTAGGTTTGAAATATTTTTATGATTTTATTACTGCATATAACTTTGGTCAGTTGTTATTCAATACATTGACTCTCAGTGTTTATGGTTTTATTGTAGGGTTTCCTCTTACCATAGCATTTGCACTACTTTTGCATTATTTACCTAATAAACCACTTCAGAAAGTGGTGCAAAATGTTACATTTGCTCCTCACTTTATTTCGACAGTTGTAATGGTAGGAATTTTGCAAGTTTTTTTAACAGATCAAACAGGAATAGTGAATTTGCTTTTAAAAAAGATAGGACTTGAATCTATTAATTTTTTGGGTAGTGCTGCGCTTTTTAAACATGTTTATGTATGGTCAGATATTTGGCAGCATATAGGCTGGAATGCGATCATCTATTTGGCTGCCTTGACAAACGTGGACCCTGAACTTCATGAAGCTGCAATAATTGATGGAGCAACAAAATTACAAAGAATCAAATATATTGATTTACCAGCAATAATGCCAACGGTAATTACTTTGCTACTACTTGGAATAGGAAATATTATGTCTGTTGGCTTTGAAAAGGCGTATTTAATGCAGAACAATTTAAACATTGAATCTTCTGAAATTATTGCTACATATGTTTATAAACTTGGTCTAATAGGAGCTCAATGGAGTTTTTCAACTGCTGTGGGTTTATTCAATTCTGTTATCAATTTTGTGTTGTTAATAAGTGCAAATATAATATCTAAGAAAACGTTGGGTCATGGGATATGGTAA
- a CDS encoding GNAT family N-acetyltransferase, protein MEFVVRRATYDDVKAIKEITKEAFTKYCELAGIDPAKNAAVNETEEDIKRDIDTKEVYVAFMDGIIVGTIRVEIFPDKTAYISRFGVRLNYQNNGVGKALMKVVDERLKELGVKKVYLHTASKVRDLVRFYYARGFYIVSTSNENGYIRALLCKEYDEEN, encoded by the coding sequence ATGGAATTTGTGGTTCGAAGAGCAACTTATGATGATGTAAAGGCTATAAAAGAGATAACAAAAGAGGCATTTACAAAGTATTGTGAACTTGCAGGTATTGACCCTGCCAAAAATGCAGCTGTAAACGAAACAGAAGAGGATATAAAAAGGGATATTGACACAAAAGAGGTTTATGTTGCTTTTATGGATGGAATAATTGTAGGCACTATTAGAGTAGAGATATTTCCTGACAAAACAGCATATATAAGCAGGTTTGGAGTAAGACTCAACTATCAAAATAACGGTGTTGGAAAAGCTCTTATGAAGGTGGTAGATGAAAGACTAAAAGAACTTGGGGTCAAAAAGGTTTATCTTCACACAGCTTCAAAGGTTCGCGACCTTGTTCGATTTTATTATGCAAGAGGCTTTTACATTGTATCAACATCAAATGAAAATGGGTATATTAGAGCACTTTTGTGTAAAGAATATGATGAAGAAAACTAA
- the ruvC gene encoding crossover junction endodeoxyribonuclease RuvC: MRVLGIDPGIALTGYGIIESKNGSEFKVIDYGRIETSSSLKKSMRLLHLYTELCSIISLYQPDVVAIEELFFSKNSKTAITIGEARGVIILTCIQNNLSIYEYTPLQVKQSITGYGRADKTQIQKMVKSLLGLSEIPKPDDVADALAVAMCHILSSSSVLYQEDEV, from the coding sequence TTGCGAGTGCTTGGTATTGACCCCGGGATTGCGCTGACTGGTTATGGAATTATAGAGTCTAAAAATGGCTCAGAGTTTAAAGTAATCGACTATGGCAGAATAGAAACTTCGAGCAGTCTCAAAAAGTCGATGAGACTTTTACATCTTTATACTGAGCTTTGTAGCATAATTTCGCTGTATCAGCCTGACGTTGTTGCAATTGAAGAACTTTTTTTCAGTAAAAACTCCAAAACTGCTATCACAATTGGTGAGGCAAGAGGTGTGATTATTCTCACATGTATTCAGAATAACCTGAGCATTTACGAATATACCCCCTTGCAAGTTAAACAATCCATAACTGGATATGGTAGAGCAGATAAAACTCAAATACAAAAAATGGTAAAAAGTCTACTTGGTCTTTCTGAAATTCCTAAGCCAGATGATGTTGCAGATGCTTTGGCTGTTGCGATGTGTCATATACTGTCAAGCTCTTCGGTACTTTATCAGGAGGATGAAGTATGA
- the melA gene encoding alpha-glucosidase/alpha-galactosidase: MLKIAIIGAGSGVFTRNLVRDILSYPELRNSTIALMDIDSIRLEFMRKALQKLIDQEKYSTRLEATTDRKEALKGAKYVVVTIQVGGLKPYEYDIYIPLKYGVKQAVGDTIGPGGVFRALRTIPVLLDIAKDMEELCPDALLLNYVNPMAMNCWALNKATNKKNVGLCHSVQGTAEFLAKIIGAKMEEVSYLCAGINHMAWFLKFEWNGKDAYPLIREKANDPEIYTQDVTKFEILKHFGYYVTESSFHMSEYVPYFRKSDDWINRIHKTHSWHKEHYNGMYLHCCLDAAKTLLDDLKKMAEADYIDPKRSNEYCATIIHSIETNTPAVINGNVENKGLITNLPEGCCVEVPCLVDKNGIQPTYVGDLPPQLAALNRTNINVQELTVLAALMGDREAVYHAIMMDPLTSAVLDLDQIRQMVDEMFEAEKEWLPEKFYR, from the coding sequence ATGCTCAAAATAGCTATCATAGGTGCAGGAAGTGGAGTTTTCACAAGAAACTTGGTAAGAGACATTTTGTCATATCCAGAGCTAAGAAACTCTACAATAGCGCTTATGGACATTGACAGTATAAGGCTTGAATTTATGAGAAAAGCTCTGCAAAAACTCATTGACCAGGAGAAGTATTCTACCCGGCTTGAAGCCACAACCGATAGAAAAGAGGCTTTAAAAGGTGCAAAATATGTGGTTGTCACAATACAAGTTGGAGGTTTAAAACCTTACGAATATGACATTTACATTCCTCTAAAATACGGTGTAAAACAGGCAGTTGGCGATACAATAGGTCCAGGTGGAGTTTTCAGGGCTCTGCGAACAATACCGGTTTTACTTGACATTGCAAAGGACATGGAAGAGCTGTGTCCTGACGCACTTTTGCTCAATTATGTAAATCCAATGGCAATGAACTGCTGGGCGTTAAATAAAGCTACGAACAAAAAAAATGTAGGGCTTTGTCACAGTGTTCAAGGAACTGCTGAATTTTTAGCAAAGATTATTGGGGCAAAAATGGAAGAGGTTTCATACTTATGTGCAGGTATAAACCACATGGCATGGTTTTTAAAATTTGAGTGGAATGGGAAAGATGCATATCCTCTTATAAGAGAAAAGGCAAACGACCCGGAAATTTACACACAAGATGTGACTAAATTTGAGATACTAAAACATTTTGGATATTATGTAACAGAGTCAAGTTTTCACATGTCTGAATATGTTCCCTATTTTAGAAAGAGCGACGATTGGATAAATAGAATACATAAAACACATTCATGGCACAAAGAACATTACAATGGTATGTATCTACACTGTTGCTTAGATGCTGCGAAGACTTTACTTGATGACCTGAAGAAAATGGCAGAGGCAGACTACATCGACCCAAAAAGAAGTAACGAATACTGTGCAACTATCATCCATTCCATAGAGACAAATACTCCAGCTGTGATAAATGGTAATGTTGAAAACAAAGGTTTAATAACAAATCTACCTGAAGGATGCTGCGTTGAAGTACCATGTTTGGTTGACAAAAATGGTATTCAGCCAACTTATGTTGGAGATCTTCCTCCACAGCTTGCAGCTTTGAACAGAACAAATATAAATGTTCAAGAGCTAACTGTTCTTGCTGCTTTGATGGGTGATAGGGAAGCAGTTTATCATGCAATTATGATGGACCCTCTCACAAGCGCTGTTTTGGATTTAGACCAAATACGCCAGATGGTTGATGAGATGTTTGAAGCAGAAAAAGAATGGCTGCCAGAAAAGTTTTATAGGTAA